A single window of Methanobacterium sp. DNA harbors:
- a CDS encoding ATP-binding cassette domain-containing protein — translation MFLDVQNLSVKLGQFHLNDVNLSLEKNDYLVIIGPTGSGKSVLLETIAGFFTPDKGEIIMEGKKITNQSPENRGISIVYQDYVLFPHMNVFENISYGLQKKINAKKIIQSKVEEIAKLLKIDHLLERNPETLSGGEKQRVAIARSLVVEPKILLMDEPFAALDVNTHAYLTSLIKNVINKHQTTCIHVSHNFNDVYNLAEKVAVMKEGKILQQGTTDEVFTKPSHNFVANFVGVHNVFQGEIVGHDKSLLQIEIDPGIIIHSSDNFQHDSNEVMVAIRPESIIFSNEKFVSSVRNQLKGVVKDMFEVGHTVWIEVQVGDVTFKGVLTPNSCESLGIEREKEVYLSFKSLNVNLIECHDAYHSI, via the coding sequence ATGTTTTTAGATGTTCAGAATTTAAGTGTGAAACTGGGGCAGTTCCATCTGAACGATGTGAACCTTAGTTTAGAGAAAAATGATTATCTGGTTATTATTGGACCTACAGGATCTGGTAAATCTGTCCTTTTAGAAACAATTGCTGGTTTTTTCACCCCAGATAAAGGCGAAATTATTATGGAAGGGAAAAAAATAACCAATCAAAGCCCTGAAAATAGGGGTATAAGCATAGTTTATCAGGATTATGTTCTTTTCCCACATATGAATGTTTTTGAGAATATTTCTTATGGTTTGCAAAAAAAAATCAATGCCAAAAAAATTATACAATCAAAAGTTGAAGAAATAGCTAAACTCCTGAAAATTGATCATCTTCTAGAGAGAAACCCTGAAACATTAAGTGGTGGTGAAAAGCAAAGAGTTGCAATTGCCCGATCACTTGTGGTAGAGCCTAAAATTCTTTTAATGGATGAACCGTTTGCAGCTCTAGATGTAAACACTCACGCCTATCTTACTTCCCTCATTAAAAATGTAATAAACAAACACCAAACCACGTGCATCCATGTTTCACATAATTTTAATGATGTTTACAACTTAGCTGAGAAAGTAGCAGTGATGAAAGAAGGCAAAATTCTTCAACAGGGTACCACTGATGAAGTGTTTACCAAGCCATCACACAACTTTGTTGCAAACTTTGTTGGTGTTCACAATGTATTCCAAGGTGAAATTGTAGGGCATGACAAATCCTTACTCCAGATAGAGATAGATCCTGGAATTATCATCCACAGTTCAGACAACTTCCAACACGATTCTAATGAAGTAATGGTGGCAATACGTCCAGAAAGCATCATATTTTCCAATGAAAAATTTGTGTCATCTGTTAGAAACCAGCTGAAAGGAGTAGTCAAGGACATGTTTGAAGTAGGACATACAGTATGGATAGAAGTTCAAGTGGGAGATGTGACTTTCAAAGGAGTTTTAACCCCA
- a CDS encoding ABC transporter permease subunit produces MRSKLEIIFISISFIFTAFLFIIIGTLFIMPSAEGFLSAIFSNEMITSIKLTLSTSVLAAFCVILVAVPTAYSLSRYSFPLKSLVKSILDLPMAFPEIVLGIALLMIFGDQFLGNSLENLGIDIVFTTTGIIIAQFFVALPYAVRILYSTFNYVNPRYEFVSRSLGYGEFETFRKITLPLAKGGIFASAVVTLARCIGTFAAVLLVGGGTYLKTETLPIAIYYNLSLGNIDTAITAAIILVLISFGAIFILEKYAHENLEGVN; encoded by the coding sequence ATGAGAAGTAAGCTGGAAATAATCTTCATATCAATATCCTTTATTTTTACAGCCTTTTTATTTATCATTATAGGTACTTTATTCATAATGCCCTCTGCTGAAGGTTTTTTATCAGCTATTTTTTCAAATGAAATGATTACCTCAATTAAATTAACTTTATCTACTTCAGTACTTGCCGCGTTTTGTGTAATATTGGTGGCTGTTCCAACTGCTTATTCCTTATCCAGATACTCGTTTCCATTAAAAAGTTTAGTAAAGAGTATTTTAGATCTTCCCATGGCCTTCCCTGAAATTGTGTTAGGTATTGCATTGCTGATGATTTTCGGAGATCAATTCCTTGGAAATTCGCTTGAAAACTTAGGTATTGACATTGTTTTCACAACAACCGGGATTATTATTGCCCAATTCTTTGTTGCCCTTCCTTATGCCGTTAGAATACTTTACTCCACATTCAATTATGTCAATCCCCGTTACGAATTTGTTTCCAGGAGTTTAGGATATGGGGAATTTGAAACATTTAGAAAAATAACCTTGCCACTGGCTAAAGGAGGGATATTCGCTTCTGCTGTGGTTACGTTGGCCCGTTGCATAGGAACTTTTGCTGCAGTTCTGTTGGTGGGAGGTGGAACCTACTTAAAAACTGAAACACTGCCTATTGCCATATACTATAATTTATCCTTGGGAAATATAGATACAGCAATTACTGCAGCTATTATTTTGGTTTTAATATCCTTCGGCGCCATATTCATTCTGGAAAAATATGCTCATGAAAACTTGGAAGGAGTGAACTGA
- the modA gene encoding molybdate ABC transporter substrate-binding protein, whose protein sequence is MELKNIMIVAVVAILIVAAGLYASGIFTGGNSAKGNLTVLAGAGTKLAMDDLKANYEEKNPGTTINIQYGNSGELFTTLNTQKSADMVVPGDLTFMEKAESKGYLDNGTIKPIVYHIPVIAVQKGNPKNITSVKDLGNPGLKIGLGDTNGTAVGKQSIKILNKTGNLKAVKENVVVYAPTVNQLMTYLTSGQVDAVILMEDIATTGKGQDKIEVIQIPEDQNAIATIGVGLTVFTQNKNLATQFEDYITSPEGLEIWKKHGFKPVQ, encoded by the coding sequence ATGGAATTAAAAAACATTATGATTGTAGCAGTAGTTGCCATTTTGATTGTAGCTGCAGGTTTATATGCTAGTGGAATTTTCACTGGTGGAAACAGTGCTAAAGGAAATCTAACAGTTCTGGCAGGTGCTGGAACAAAACTAGCTATGGATGATCTGAAAGCCAACTACGAGGAAAAAAATCCCGGAACTACCATCAACATACAGTATGGTAACAGTGGAGAACTATTTACCACGTTAAATACACAAAAAAGTGCAGATATGGTTGTTCCTGGTGATTTGACATTCATGGAGAAAGCTGAAAGTAAAGGTTATCTTGATAATGGCACCATAAAACCCATAGTTTACCATATTCCAGTCATTGCTGTTCAGAAAGGAAACCCTAAAAATATCACTTCAGTGAAGGATTTAGGTAATCCAGGACTCAAAATCGGGTTGGGAGACACGAACGGCACAGCTGTAGGGAAACAAAGCATAAAAATTCTTAATAAAACAGGCAATTTAAAAGCTGTTAAAGAAAATGTTGTAGTTTATGCACCTACTGTAAACCAACTTATGACTTATCTTACATCGGGACAAGTGGATGCAGTTATATTAATGGAAGACATTGCAACCACTGGTAAAGGGCAAGATAAAATTGAAGTAATTCAAATTCCAGAAGACCAGAATGCTATCGCTACCATTGGGGTTGGTTTGACTGTTTTCACACAAAACAAAAACTTAGCCACCCAGTTTGAGGACTACATAACTTCCCCTGAAGGTCTGGAAATTTGGAAAAAACACGGCTTTAAACCAGTGCAGTGA
- a CDS encoding sulfite exporter TauE/SafE family protein has protein sequence MDFIVYVLILLITGVFVGFLSGLLGVGGGFVMGPVQFWLLLFLGFEPNMAIRIAFGTSLAVIIPTALSGSAGHYIKGAVEIKPAMIIGLSSIITAYIGGVITANTPAYVLSTLFGIVIIFLAVWMLSSQYPHFSGQIKGNTFILIVLGLVTGLLSGILGIGGGTILIPFLIILIGCSVHKAIGTASVVVIFTAMGGVISYIINGINVAGLPTFSIGYINLINLIILACATVPLAQIGVKISHTLPAEKLKYIYSILIIYIGLRMIGVFSWLHLPI, from the coding sequence GTGGATTTTATTGTTTATGTTTTAATTCTTCTAATTACTGGTGTTTTTGTTGGATTTTTATCTGGTCTTCTTGGTGTTGGCGGAGGATTTGTCATGGGGCCAGTTCAGTTCTGGCTTCTTCTTTTTTTGGGTTTTGAACCAAACATGGCCATTAGAATAGCATTTGGCACAAGTTTAGCAGTAATTATTCCGACAGCCCTTAGTGGTTCTGCAGGACATTATATTAAAGGTGCGGTGGAGATTAAACCCGCCATGATAATAGGATTATCAAGTATTATAACTGCATACATAGGCGGCGTTATAACTGCGAACACCCCTGCTTACGTCTTGAGTACCCTATTTGGAATCGTAATAATATTTTTGGCAGTTTGGATGCTAAGTTCCCAATATCCTCACTTTTCAGGACAAATTAAAGGAAATACATTTATTTTAATAGTTTTAGGCTTAGTTACTGGTTTATTATCTGGAATACTTGGAATTGGTGGTGGGACAATATTAATACCATTTTTGATCATTTTAATTGGTTGTAGTGTCCATAAAGCAATTGGAACTGCATCAGTGGTAGTAATATTCACGGCCATGGGCGGAGTTATTTCATACATTATTAATGGGATAAATGTGGCAGGGTTACCTACATTCTCGATTGGTTATATTAATCTAATAAATCTCATTATTTTAGCATGTGCAACTGTGCCCCTTGCCCAAATAGGAGTAAAAATATCTCACACGCTACCTGCAGAAAAATTGAAATATATTTACTCTATACTAATTATTTATATAGGTTTACGGATGATTGGAGTTTTTTCATGGCTCCATTTACCAATTTAA
- a CDS encoding formylmethanofuran dehydrogenase — MDEIIAKIDDQEMLSQIEKVVPFHGYLSTGAFIGLQMLEIAKRLLDIKDGERIFVTCETLNCLPDPFQILCGSTIGNKGLKILDYDKMAITINKGAKPGQDHVKGVRIFLDAAKTVKYPVFHAWYMNERKVPHEEAISELIRAGDDVYSWEFVDVIVPVKAKKDVRLCKVCGESFVSKDGSDVCKGCVED; from the coding sequence ATGGACGAAATTATTGCTAAAATAGACGACCAAGAAATGTTATCCCAGATAGAAAAAGTGGTCCCTTTTCATGGTTATCTCAGTACTGGGGCCTTTATAGGCTTACAGATGCTAGAAATAGCCAAAAGATTATTGGACATTAAAGATGGGGAGAGAATTTTCGTGACTTGTGAAACTCTTAATTGTTTGCCTGATCCATTTCAGATTCTTTGTGGGTCTACCATTGGCAACAAGGGACTCAAAATCCTTGATTATGATAAAATGGCCATTACCATTAATAAAGGAGCTAAACCAGGGCAAGACCATGTTAAAGGTGTGAGGATATTCTTAGACGCTGCAAAAACTGTTAAATATCCAGTATTCCATGCATGGTACATGAATGAGAGAAAAGTCCCCCATGAAGAGGCTATTTCAGAACTTATCCGGGCAGGGGATGATGTTTACTCTTGGGAATTTGTGGATGTGATTGTTCCAGTAAAGGCCAAGAAAGATGTTCGTTTATGCAAAGTTTGTGGAGAATCATTCGTAAGTAAGGACGGATCTGATGTCTGTAAAGGTTGTGTTGAAGATTAA
- a CDS encoding class I SAM-dependent methyltransferase produces the protein MSNDTGLYPSNGHRIKGRTSESFIDARDVISRLNLKGNEVFMDAGCGDGHAAMIAYDMMDSEATIYAVDDYQPSIDDLKKDLEKDGITNVIPIQSDITKKIYLDNDTVDVCLLINVFHHFVATKSTDEAISELKRIMKPDGRIAVMDYKKMDTGYGPPVKFKRSPEEIEKMFLKHDLTMVQLDTETGEDLEDGTKSHYLIVFKK, from the coding sequence TATCAAAGGGAGAACTAGTGAATCTTTTATAGATGCAAGAGACGTTATTTCTAGACTAAATCTTAAAGGAAATGAAGTATTCATGGATGCAGGTTGTGGTGATGGTCATGCAGCTATGATAGCTTATGATATGATGGATTCTGAGGCAACGATATATGCTGTGGATGATTACCAACCTTCCATTGATGATTTAAAAAAAGATCTAGAAAAAGATGGGATAACCAATGTTATTCCTATTCAGTCTGATATAACCAAAAAAATCTACCTTGATAACGACACTGTGGATGTATGTCTATTAATCAATGTTTTCCATCATTTTGTAGCCACAAAAAGCACTGATGAGGCCATTAGTGAGCTTAAGAGGATCATGAAGCCAGATGGTAGGATAGCTGTTATGGATTATAAAAAAATGGATACTGGATATGGGCCTCCAGTAAAATTCAAAAGAAGTCCAGAAGAAATTGAAAAAATGTTCCTTAAACATGACTTAACAATGGTTCAATTGGACACGGAAACCGGCGAAGATTTGGAAGATGGGACAAAATCCCATTATTTAATAGTATTCAAAAAATAG